In Haloterrigena turkmenica DSM 5511, a single genomic region encodes these proteins:
- a CDS encoding DUF1850 domain-containing protein → MERSTRWYVSAVVVSILVVFVATGAVVASGATERTLVVADADSGEPLLEVPVDEGDEVILSYTHSVEKTPVQDVYVVDGTELRADRMVFHSHGAGLPSDEPIERTDEGFVVAGEGSHEEIVVSPGSIAGHELIVDGERYDLVEQSNGSVVLEVDGTIGDRLTALRGIGSAVDDRSESDVRSGKLLV, encoded by the coding sequence ATGGAACGATCGACTAGATGGTACGTTAGCGCCGTCGTCGTCTCCATCCTCGTTGTTTTCGTCGCGACCGGAGCGGTCGTCGCGTCGGGAGCGACCGAACGCACGCTCGTCGTCGCAGACGCCGACTCGGGCGAGCCGCTGCTCGAGGTCCCCGTCGACGAGGGAGACGAGGTGATCCTTTCGTATACGCACAGCGTCGAGAAGACCCCCGTTCAGGACGTCTACGTCGTCGACGGAACCGAACTGCGCGCGGATCGAATGGTGTTTCACTCCCACGGTGCGGGACTGCCGTCCGACGAACCGATCGAGCGGACCGACGAGGGGTTCGTCGTCGCGGGCGAGGGCTCCCACGAGGAGATCGTGGTCTCTCCCGGCTCGATCGCCGGCCACGAACTCATCGTCGACGGCGAACGGTACGACCTCGTCGAGCAGTCGAACGGTTCCGTCGTCCTCGAGGTCGACGGCACCATCGGTGACCGTCTGACGGCCCTTCGCGGGATCGGTTCGGCCGTCGACGACCGAAGCGAGAGCGACGTGCGGTCAGGGAAACTACTGGTATGA
- a CDS encoding TAXI family TRAP transporter solute-binding subunit: MNQNINRRTFIAGIGGTGIAALAGCSGEGNENQLAWHSGGTDGTYYPLSGEFKTIVEDQTDYSLQVQSTGASVENVSSLNSEDAEFALIQNDIAYFAVNGTGIEELEGNAMENIRGVATLYPETIHVITQADSGIDSLEDLEGASVNTGDTGSGTQVNALQILETAGISEDDFDEQNADFGTAADQVQDGDVDAAFTVGGWPVGSVENLATNQDIELVEISGDLREDIMADAEWFAEDTIPGGTYDGVDDDVDTVSVQAMIATHEGVDEETVEGVTTAIFDNTDEIGTKSDFIDADSAQDGMPIDLHAGAEAYFN; encoded by the coding sequence ATGAACCAGAATATTAATAGACGGACATTCATTGCAGGCATCGGTGGGACCGGTATCGCCGCTCTCGCGGGCTGTTCCGGCGAGGGGAATGAGAACCAGCTCGCGTGGCACTCGGGCGGCACCGACGGAACGTACTATCCGCTTTCGGGCGAGTTCAAGACGATCGTCGAAGACCAGACGGACTACTCTCTGCAGGTTCAGTCGACCGGTGCGAGCGTCGAGAACGTCAGCAGCCTCAACAGCGAAGACGCCGAGTTCGCGCTGATTCAGAACGACATCGCCTACTTCGCGGTCAACGGCACCGGGATCGAGGAACTCGAGGGCAACGCGATGGAGAACATCCGTGGCGTCGCGACGCTGTACCCCGAGACGATCCACGTTATCACGCAGGCCGACTCGGGAATCGACAGTCTCGAAGACCTCGAAGGCGCCTCGGTCAACACCGGTGACACCGGGAGCGGGACGCAGGTCAACGCCCTGCAGATCCTCGAGACAGCCGGCATCAGCGAGGACGACTTCGACGAACAGAACGCCGACTTCGGAACGGCGGCCGATCAGGTACAGGACGGCGACGTCGACGCGGCGTTTACCGTCGGTGGCTGGCCGGTCGGCTCCGTCGAGAACCTCGCGACCAACCAAGACATCGAACTGGTCGAGATCTCGGGCGACCTGCGCGAAGACATCATGGCCGACGCCGAGTGGTTCGCCGAGGACACCATCCCCGGCGGAACCTACGACGGCGTCGACGACGACGTCGATACCGTCTCCGTCCAGGCGATGATCGCCACCCACGAGGGCGTCGACGAGGAGACCGTCGAAGGGGTGACGACGGCGATCTTCGACAACACCGACGAGATCGGCACGAAGTCGGACTTCATCGACGCCGACTCGGCCCAGGACGGGATGCCGATCGACTTGCACGCCGGCGCCGAGGCGTACTTCAACTGA
- a CDS encoding S9 family peptidase, producing the protein MNRIEAVDYHEITHVEEPRLSPSDERVAFVRRTPAADESYAASIYTVPVGGDEAAQFTASDGVDSQPRWSPDGDRLAFASTRGEGDREQVWLVPTDGGEARRLTSVVGGIDDLEWSPNGSRLLFSQRVAPEDREAGRDRTVDPDYERETPDPRVIDRTIYRAGTEYIDGRRRHVYVLEVEAALSRDPEDNPDGTAITRLTDEDGPADVPVDYVSPTWGDDETIYYAAKAAAAGEDPDDTLAYDLYEHGTDSGEIEAFTQTTGWLESGSIDATADGRVAFEFTPEDRTSMRQTEIRVHDRETGEERTPTEPLDRTVGHRCGFEWAPDGETLYVTTPDEGSRVCWSVPGDASEDPTRVYGDGVTIADFSVGENAVAYVYSEWDHPGDVFVTTRGGNEVHRLTRVNDDYLADRAVRQPEEVWFKTDDGTESQGWLLTPPEFDADASPGERYPLVVEVHGGPHAHWTTAGTMWHEFQTLAARGYVVFWCNPRGSTGYGEDRAIAIEGDWGEITLTDVLAGVETVCERDFVDDGEVFVTGGSFGGFMTAWAVAHSDRFEAAVSQRGVYDLTGFYGSSDAFTLVEDDFGTTPWDDPDFLWNQSPVAHVADVDAPTLVLHSDQDYRTPANTAELFVRGLQKHGVETRLVRYPREGHELSRSGEPAHVVDRLERIARWFDGYSAYHESSPALERDRDAGLSSGDEDGDRNEE; encoded by the coding sequence ATGAACAGGATCGAGGCGGTCGACTACCACGAGATCACCCACGTCGAGGAGCCGCGGCTCTCGCCGAGCGACGAGCGGGTGGCGTTCGTCCGTCGGACGCCCGCCGCCGACGAATCGTACGCGGCGTCGATCTACACCGTCCCCGTCGGCGGCGACGAGGCCGCGCAGTTCACCGCGAGTGACGGCGTCGATTCCCAGCCCCGCTGGAGCCCCGACGGCGATCGACTCGCCTTCGCCAGCACCCGTGGCGAGGGCGACCGCGAGCAGGTCTGGCTCGTCCCGACCGACGGCGGCGAAGCGCGCCGGCTCACGTCGGTCGTCGGCGGGATCGACGACCTCGAGTGGAGTCCGAACGGCTCCAGACTACTCTTCTCCCAGCGCGTCGCGCCCGAGGATCGCGAGGCCGGTCGGGATCGCACGGTCGACCCCGACTACGAGCGCGAGACCCCCGATCCGCGGGTGATCGACCGCACGATCTACCGGGCCGGAACCGAATACATCGACGGCCGGCGGCGCCACGTCTACGTCCTCGAGGTCGAGGCCGCGCTCTCGAGGGACCCGGAGGACAATCCGGACGGAACGGCGATCACCCGCCTCACCGACGAGGACGGGCCGGCCGACGTGCCCGTCGACTACGTCTCTCCGACGTGGGGCGACGACGAGACGATCTACTACGCGGCCAAGGCCGCCGCGGCCGGCGAGGATCCCGACGACACGCTGGCCTACGACCTGTACGAACACGGGACGGACTCCGGCGAGATTGAGGCGTTCACGCAAACCACGGGCTGGCTCGAGTCCGGATCGATCGACGCCACCGCGGACGGTCGCGTCGCCTTCGAGTTCACGCCCGAGGACCGAACTTCGATGCGCCAGACCGAGATCCGCGTACACGACCGCGAGACTGGCGAGGAGCGGACGCCGACGGAACCGCTCGATCGGACCGTGGGCCACCGCTGTGGCTTCGAGTGGGCGCCCGACGGCGAGACGCTGTACGTCACGACGCCCGACGAGGGCTCGCGCGTCTGCTGGTCGGTGCCCGGCGACGCGAGCGAAGACCCGACGCGAGTCTACGGCGACGGCGTCACGATCGCGGACTTTTCGGTCGGCGAGAACGCCGTCGCCTACGTCTACAGCGAGTGGGACCACCCCGGCGATGTCTTCGTGACGACCCGTGGCGGCAACGAGGTCCACCGGCTGACTCGAGTGAACGACGATTACCTCGCGGATCGCGCGGTTCGTCAACCCGAAGAAGTGTGGTTCAAGACCGACGACGGGACGGAGAGTCAGGGCTGGCTGCTGACGCCCCCCGAGTTCGACGCCGACGCGTCGCCGGGTGAGCGGTACCCCCTCGTCGTCGAGGTTCACGGCGGTCCCCACGCCCACTGGACGACCGCGGGGACGATGTGGCACGAGTTCCAGACGCTCGCGGCGCGAGGGTACGTCGTCTTCTGGTGCAACCCGCGAGGTTCGACGGGGTACGGCGAGGACCGCGCGATAGCCATCGAGGGCGACTGGGGCGAGATCACGCTGACGGACGTGCTCGCCGGCGTCGAGACGGTCTGCGAGCGTGACTTCGTGGACGACGGCGAGGTGTTCGTCACCGGCGGCAGCTTCGGCGGGTTCATGACCGCGTGGGCGGTCGCCCACAGCGACCGCTTCGAGGCGGCGGTCTCCCAGCGAGGCGTCTACGATCTCACCGGATTCTACGGCTCGAGCGACGCGTTCACACTCGTCGAAGACGATTTCGGGACGACGCCCTGGGACGACCCCGACTTCCTGTGGAACCAGTCGCCCGTCGCCCACGTCGCCGACGTCGACGCGCCCACGCTCGTGTTGCACTCCGATCAGGACTACCGGACGCCCGCCAACACGGCCGAACTGTTCGTCCGCGGACTGCAGAAACACGGCGTCGAGACGCGGCTGGTCAGGTATCCTCGCGAGGGCCACGAACTCTCCCGGTCGGGCGAACCCGCCCACGTCGTCGATCGACTCGAGCGCATCGCCCGCTGGTTCGACGGCTACTCAGCGTATCACGAGTCTTCACCGGCGCTCGAGCGCGACCGTGACGCCGGGCTCTCGAGCGGGGACGAAGACGGCGACCGGAACGAGGAGTGA
- a CDS encoding YgaP family membrane protein gives MDRNVGGFDRVLRIALGAALLVIGYRNRDRMAGTLAFVAGSDIFATAIIRRCPVNAALGIDTCSAE, from the coding sequence ATGGATCGAAACGTCGGCGGCTTCGATCGCGTGCTGCGGATCGCCCTCGGCGCGGCGCTGCTGGTGATCGGCTACCGAAACCGGGATCGGATGGCCGGCACGCTCGCGTTCGTCGCCGGCAGCGATATCTTCGCGACCGCGATTATTCGGCGGTGTCCGGTCAACGCCGCCCTCGGGATCGATACCTGTTCGGCCGAGTAG
- a CDS encoding cupin domain-containing protein → MEYSVIDPDDLESVEDRPCDLRRVSDAAGLENVAINRFRAEPGEQLPLAYHYHERQEEAFVVLSGTLHVETPEGELEVPEGDVFTAQPESAHRAYNPADATETVEVVAVGAPPVSDDAVPYEPDA, encoded by the coding sequence ATGGAGTACTCCGTTATCGATCCGGACGACCTCGAGTCCGTCGAGGACCGCCCCTGCGATCTGCGCCGCGTGAGCGACGCGGCCGGCCTCGAGAACGTCGCGATCAACCGCTTCCGCGCGGAGCCGGGCGAACAGTTGCCGCTGGCCTACCACTACCACGAACGGCAGGAGGAGGCGTTCGTCGTCCTCTCCGGGACGCTCCACGTCGAGACGCCCGAGGGCGAACTCGAGGTCCCCGAGGGAGACGTCTTCACGGCCCAGCCCGAGTCGGCCCATCGGGCGTACAACCCGGCCGACGCCACGGAAACGGTCGAGGTCGTCGCCGTCGGCGCGCCGCCGGTCAGCGACGACGCCGTGCCCTACGAACCCGACGCGTAG
- the upp gene encoding uracil phosphoribosyltransferase: MTIEDRENAYLVTHALAKDTLSRLRDVETEQVSFRKGLVKLGRICGYEIIDGRMETEYVEIETPLEQTMGERVRGLDDVVIINVLRAATPFVEGLLKAFPRARQGVISASRDEEAGREEDGSFPISVDYVKLPEITEEDTVIIADPMLATGSTMCTVLEHVIENSPEPENLIVLSAVSAPEGLLRVGDAFPETDLLTVSIDDRLDDDGFIVPGLGDAGDRAFRTT; encoded by the coding sequence ATGACGATCGAAGACCGGGAAAACGCCTATCTCGTCACGCACGCACTGGCGAAGGACACGCTATCGCGGCTCCGCGACGTCGAAACCGAGCAGGTCAGCTTCCGGAAGGGCCTCGTGAAACTCGGCCGAATCTGCGGCTACGAAATTATCGACGGCCGGATGGAAACCGAGTACGTCGAGATCGAGACGCCCCTCGAGCAGACCATGGGCGAGCGCGTCCGCGGGCTGGACGACGTCGTGATCATCAACGTCCTGCGCGCGGCGACGCCGTTCGTCGAGGGGCTGTTGAAGGCCTTCCCCCGCGCTCGACAGGGCGTCATCAGCGCGAGCCGCGACGAGGAGGCCGGCCGAGAGGAGGACGGCTCGTTCCCCATCAGCGTCGACTACGTGAAACTCCCCGAGATCACCGAGGAGGACACCGTGATCATCGCGGACCCGATGCTCGCGACCGGGAGCACGATGTGTACCGTCTTGGAACACGTCATCGAGAACTCGCCGGAGCCGGAGAACCTGATCGTCCTCTCGGCGGTCTCCGCGCCGGAGGGGCTGCTCCGCGTCGGCGACGCGTTCCCCGAGACCGACCTGCTGACGGTCTCGATCGACGACCGCCTCGACGACGACGGCTTCATCGTGCCCGGGCTGGGCGACGCGGGCGACCGAGCGTTCCGCACCACGTAA
- a CDS encoding DUF5828 family protein produces the protein MEESISGFKVRGDWGDVVEHGERITRALRDAGVHDPDGADDTRFVDAFEEWQEWRPKAHETLDTDVSEKTADQASVEEGKGEKAGKDPDEDIKTAGEKLSESYERLEDDDAEGAVGNWRESIDYVARAADSASRKALRRVEDTVYQNVMTQLAPYYFDNELISANIQQSTRNGDNGEQFVFEVNVNDDVLKDDVSDLLAEYEDSVDRWHVGVEKDTDAAEAIEGAEPPPEPDDDSRSTTN, from the coding sequence ATGGAAGAGAGTATCTCGGGCTTCAAGGTTCGCGGTGACTGGGGCGACGTCGTCGAGCACGGCGAGCGCATCACCCGCGCGCTCCGGGACGCCGGCGTCCACGACCCCGACGGAGCCGACGACACCCGCTTCGTCGACGCCTTCGAGGAGTGGCAAGAGTGGCGGCCCAAGGCCCACGAGACCCTCGATACCGACGTCAGCGAGAAGACGGCCGATCAGGCCAGCGTCGAGGAAGGAAAGGGCGAAAAGGCCGGCAAGGATCCCGACGAGGACATCAAGACCGCCGGCGAGAAGCTCTCGGAGTCCTACGAGCGACTCGAGGACGACGACGCCGAGGGCGCGGTCGGCAACTGGCGGGAGTCGATCGACTACGTCGCGCGCGCGGCCGACTCGGCGAGTCGCAAGGCGCTCCGTCGCGTCGAGGACACGGTCTACCAGAACGTGATGACCCAACTGGCGCCGTACTACTTCGACAACGAACTGATCAGCGCCAACATCCAGCAGTCGACGCGCAACGGCGACAACGGCGAGCAGTTCGTCTTCGAGGTCAACGTCAACGACGACGTCCTCAAAGACGACGTTTCCGACCTGCTGGCCGAGTACGAGGACTCGGTCGACCGCTGGCACGTCGGCGTCGAGAAGGACACCGACGCGGCCGAGGCCATCGAAGGGGCCGAGCCACCACCGGAGCCGGACGACGACTCGCGGTCGACGACGAACTGA
- a CDS encoding amino acid ABC transporter permease: MSASKAFGLERLRGTIGDVDRSLAVVVGVIFWGWLLTRWLYDWVISRLGVGPGAGEQFVSVAPIESAAAIFDDTVAVVGPIAVPMDWLASLLNGIALGIEIAPALAAGAWYTIVLTIASIALGLVIAVPVAVVRVYGGPFRWFALAYTELIRGTPLLAQLFVLYYTPYLSVRLSDVDLIGRGFVPEYAFWIAIVGFTINGSAYQAEYIRGALESVDEGQLTAARAIGLSKLEGIRHVVLPQTLRYGIPAWTNELVYLIKYSSLAGFITVPELYYRASDIASSTFEYTPIYVLLGLVYIGLVLSATNVMSRVERRVAVPGLGRAEGRQQGAGEDAATKTA, from the coding sequence ATGAGCGCGTCGAAGGCGTTCGGCCTCGAGCGACTCCGCGGCACGATCGGCGACGTCGACCGCAGTCTCGCGGTCGTCGTCGGCGTCATCTTCTGGGGGTGGCTGCTCACGCGCTGGCTCTACGACTGGGTGATCAGCCGACTGGGCGTCGGTCCGGGCGCCGGCGAGCAGTTCGTCTCGGTCGCCCCCATCGAGTCGGCGGCGGCGATATTCGACGACACGGTGGCGGTGGTCGGTCCGATCGCCGTGCCGATGGACTGGCTCGCGAGCCTGCTGAACGGCATCGCGCTGGGGATCGAGATCGCGCCCGCGCTGGCCGCGGGCGCGTGGTACACCATCGTTCTGACGATCGCCAGCATCGCGCTCGGGCTCGTCATCGCCGTTCCGGTCGCCGTGGTGCGCGTCTACGGCGGGCCGTTCCGGTGGTTCGCGCTGGCCTACACAGAACTGATCCGCGGGACGCCACTGCTGGCCCAGTTGTTCGTGCTCTACTACACGCCCTACCTGTCGGTCCGGCTCAGCGACGTCGACCTCATCGGCCGGGGATTCGTTCCCGAGTACGCCTTCTGGATCGCCATCGTCGGCTTCACCATCAACGGCTCGGCCTACCAGGCCGAGTACATCCGCGGCGCCCTCGAGAGCGTCGACGAGGGCCAGTTGACGGCCGCGCGGGCCATCGGCCTCTCGAAACTCGAGGGAATCCGCCACGTCGTCCTGCCCCAGACGCTGCGCTACGGGATTCCGGCGTGGACGAACGAACTCGTCTACCTGATCAAGTACTCCTCGCTGGCGGGTTTCATCACGGTGCCGGAGCTGTACTACCGCGCCAGCGACATCGCGTCGTCGACGTTCGAGTACACGCCGATCTACGTCCTGCTCGGGCTGGTCTATATCGGACTCGTCCTCTCGGCGACGAACGTCATGAGCCGCGTCGAGCGCCGCGTCGCGGTCCCCGGTCTGGGACGGGCCGAGGGGCGCCAACAGGGCGCGGGCGAGGACGCGGCGACGAAGACCGCATAG
- a CDS encoding ATP-binding cassette domain-containing protein, which translates to MLRIDDLYKSYGDEEVLKGIDLEIDRGDVEVLVGPSGSGKSTLLRCLNRLTEVDSGDIYLGDLEVTAPDTDPDEVRQQIGMVFQDINLFAHLTARKNITLGLRKVKGLSKAEARERADAELERVGLADQADSYPAQLSGGQKQRVGIARALAMDPEVMLFDEPTSALDPELSNEVLEVMRGLVAEGMTMVVVTHEMRFARGGATNISFLADGQLVERGPPERLFENPTHDRTAEFFESIRHD; encoded by the coding sequence CTGCTTCGCATCGACGATCTCTACAAGTCCTACGGCGACGAGGAGGTGCTGAAGGGGATCGACCTCGAGATCGACCGCGGCGACGTCGAGGTGCTGGTCGGCCCCAGCGGCAGCGGCAAGTCGACGCTGCTGCGGTGTCTCAACCGACTGACGGAGGTCGACAGCGGCGATATCTACCTCGGCGATCTGGAGGTGACCGCGCCGGACACCGACCCCGACGAGGTCCGCCAGCAGATCGGAATGGTGTTCCAGGACATCAACCTCTTCGCGCACCTCACCGCGCGCAAGAACATTACGCTCGGGCTCCGCAAGGTGAAGGGCCTCTCCAAGGCCGAGGCCCGCGAGCGGGCCGACGCCGAACTCGAGCGCGTCGGCCTCGCCGACCAGGCCGACTCCTACCCGGCACAGCTGTCGGGCGGCCAGAAACAGCGCGTCGGCATCGCCCGCGCGCTCGCGATGGATCCGGAGGTCATGCTGTTCGACGAGCCGACGAGCGCGCTCGACCCCGAACTGAGCAACGAGGTGCTCGAGGTGATGCGCGGCCTCGTCGCCGAGGGGATGACGATGGTCGTCGTCACCCACGAGATGCGCTTCGCCCGCGGCGGCGCGACCAATATCTCGTTCCTCGCCGACGGGCAACTCGTCGAGCGCGGACCGCCCGAGCGACTCTTCGAGAATCCGACGCACGACCGAACGGCCGAATTCTTCGAGAGCATCCGTCATGACTGA
- a CDS encoding amino acid ABC transporter permease encodes MDLAVQAADAAVTVPVGQLLPISEEAVGRRLGDDWEFVYRNAEYLLWGAVISVLLTVTSILLGFLAGFPAGAIETYGNGYSRAFVRKFGVLLRGTPILVIMFITFYALPYEIVHDAVEALFSALDFVLGPTPFTAAVDVPGAFVAATLALGFRSAAYQSQIFRGALQSIDEGQMEAARSIGMSRLEAIRHVIAPQALRRSVPGFQNEFTIVLKDTSIAFAIGLAELLKRSEDLFTQQTTAILEVIVFISLLYFVLTFTTNRTLDYVNNRFAIPGESS; translated from the coding sequence ATGGATCTCGCAGTACAGGCGGCGGACGCCGCGGTGACGGTTCCGGTCGGACAGCTCCTGCCGATCAGCGAGGAGGCGGTCGGCCGACGGCTCGGCGACGACTGGGAGTTCGTCTACCGTAACGCCGAGTATCTGCTGTGGGGAGCGGTCATCTCGGTTCTCCTGACGGTCACCAGCATTCTGCTCGGGTTCCTCGCGGGCTTTCCGGCCGGCGCGATCGAGACCTACGGGAACGGCTACTCGCGGGCGTTCGTCCGGAAGTTCGGCGTCCTGCTCCGAGGGACGCCGATTCTCGTCATCATGTTCATCACGTTCTACGCGTTGCCCTACGAGATCGTTCACGACGCGGTCGAGGCGCTCTTCAGCGCGCTGGATTTCGTCCTCGGACCGACGCCGTTCACCGCGGCCGTCGACGTTCCCGGCGCGTTCGTCGCGGCGACGCTCGCGCTCGGCTTTCGCAGCGCGGCCTACCAGTCGCAGATCTTCCGCGGCGCGTTACAGAGCATCGACGAGGGCCAGATGGAGGCCGCCCGCTCGATCGGGATGAGTCGACTCGAAGCGATCCGACACGTGATCGCTCCCCAGGCGCTGCGGCGCAGCGTACCGGGCTTTCAGAACGAGTTCACGATCGTGCTGAAAGACACCTCGATCGCCTTCGCGATCGGACTCGCCGAACTCCTCAAGCGCAGCGAGGACCTGTTCACCCAGCAAACCACGGCGATCCTCGAGGTCATCGTCTTCATCAGCCTGCTCTACTTCGTGCTGACCTTCACGACGAATCGGACGCTCGACTACGTGAACAACCGCTTCGCAATTCCGGGTGAATCTTCGTGA
- a CDS encoding basic amino acid ABC transporter substrate-binding protein has product MREETETVDRRSYLKLSGITGLAATGFAGCLEDAGNGDDEGNQSDGATGENEIIAGTAPGFPPFEMKEGGDLVGFDIDHLEAVVDETDYELTGWKEFEFGSLIQSLNSGEIDVIAAAMTINDERKEKLAFTDPYYSANQSVLVQTGGDFEPSSLDDLAGRDLGAQSGTTGESIIEDEVDDANYRSFENYVYAVQELERGTLEAIVIDQPVAETFAANRDVEIAFTFETGEKYGLGVRQDDDGLREALNEGIAAVEESGEYEEITQEWFGE; this is encoded by the coding sequence ATGCGTGAGGAAACTGAAACGGTCGACAGACGAAGCTACCTGAAGCTCTCGGGGATCACGGGGCTTGCCGCGACGGGGTTCGCCGGTTGTCTCGAGGACGCCGGGAACGGCGACGATGAGGGGAATCAAAGCGACGGGGCCACCGGCGAGAACGAGATCATCGCCGGCACGGCGCCCGGCTTCCCACCGTTCGAGATGAAAGAGGGCGGCGACCTGGTCGGGTTCGACATCGATCACCTGGAGGCAGTCGTCGACGAGACCGACTACGAGCTGACCGGGTGGAAGGAGTTCGAGTTCGGCTCGCTGATCCAGTCGCTCAACAGCGGCGAGATCGACGTGATCGCGGCGGCGATGACGATCAACGACGAGCGGAAAGAGAAGCTCGCGTTCACCGATCCCTACTACAGCGCCAATCAGTCGGTGCTCGTCCAGACCGGTGGGGACTTCGAGCCCTCGAGCCTCGACGACCTCGCGGGACGGGATCTTGGCGCGCAGTCGGGGACGACCGGCGAGAGCATCATCGAGGATGAGGTCGACGACGCGAACTACCGATCGTTCGAAAACTACGTCTACGCGGTCCAAGAGTTGGAACGAGGGACGCTCGAGGCCATCGTCATCGACCAGCCCGTCGCCGAGACGTTCGCGGCGAATCGCGACGTCGAGATCGCCTTCACGTTCGAGACCGGCGAGAAGTACGGGCTCGGCGTCCGGCAGGACGACGACGGACTCCGGGAGGCGCTCAACGAGGGCATCGCGGCCGTCGAGGAGTCGGGCGAGTACGAAGAGATCACGCAGGAATGGTTCGGCGAGTAA
- a CDS encoding inorganic phosphate transporter, with protein MVELVTIATFLVAALASLFMAWAIGAGSSGSTPFAPAVGANAISVMRAGFLVGLLGFAGAVLQGANVSEAVGAELIRGVTLSPMAATIGLSIAAGLVAIGVFAGYPIATAFTVTGAVIGVGLGMGGAPAWAKYTEIAALWILTPFVGGGMAYAIARLLRAELIAERYLIMLLAAFVGVLVANIEFAILGPADAGGASIAQASSGWIPGPELAGVAAMTIAIAIFWAVVVGLDLRSGLESGERHFLLVLGGLVAFSAGGSQVGLAVGPLIPLSGDLEIPLIALLVGGGFGLLLGSWTGAPRMIKAISQDYSSLGPRRSIAALIPSFMIAQSAVLFGIPVSFNEIIVSAIIGSGYAAAGAGGGVSARKMGYTVLAWIGSLAGSIIISYVAFIAVAAVLG; from the coding sequence ATGGTCGAGCTCGTAACGATCGCGACGTTTCTGGTTGCCGCACTGGCCAGCCTCTTTATGGCCTGGGCGATCGGTGCCGGCTCGAGCGGATCGACGCCGTTCGCGCCGGCGGTCGGCGCGAACGCGATCTCGGTGATGCGAGCGGGCTTTCTCGTCGGCCTCCTCGGCTTCGCCGGCGCGGTGTTACAGGGGGCGAACGTCTCCGAAGCGGTCGGCGCCGAACTCATTCGCGGCGTGACGCTGTCGCCGATGGCGGCGACGATCGGGCTGTCGATCGCGGCCGGGCTGGTCGCGATCGGCGTCTTCGCGGGGTACCCCATCGCGACCGCCTTCACCGTGACGGGGGCAGTCATCGGCGTCGGCCTCGGGATGGGGGGCGCTCCGGCGTGGGCGAAGTACACCGAAATCGCCGCGCTCTGGATTCTGACGCCGTTCGTCGGCGGCGGTATGGCGTACGCGATCGCCCGCCTGCTCCGGGCCGAACTGATCGCCGAGCGGTATCTCATTATGCTCCTGGCCGCCTTCGTCGGCGTCCTCGTCGCCAACATCGAGTTCGCGATCCTCGGCCCGGCGGACGCCGGCGGGGCGTCGATCGCCCAGGCCTCGAGCGGGTGGATCCCCGGCCCCGAACTCGCGGGCGTCGCCGCGATGACGATCGCGATCGCGATCTTCTGGGCGGTCGTCGTCGGCCTCGATCTGCGAAGCGGGCTCGAGAGCGGCGAGCGACACTTCCTGCTCGTGTTGGGCGGACTGGTCGCGTTCTCGGCGGGCGGCAGCCAGGTCGGGCTGGCTGTCGGCCCGCTGATCCCGCTGTCGGGCGACCTCGAGATTCCCCTGATCGCCCTGCTGGTCGGTGGCGGGTTCGGCCTCCTGCTGGGCTCGTGGACCGGCGCGCCGCGGATGATCAAGGCGATCTCGCAGGACTACTCCTCGCTGGGGCCGCGGCGCTCGATCGCCGCGCTCATCCCCTCGTTCATGATCGCCCAGAGCGCGGTGCTCTTTGGCATTCCCGTCTCGTTCAACGAGATCATCGTCAGCGCGATCATCGGGAGCGGGTACGCCGCCGCGGGCGCCGGCGGCGGCGTCAGCGCCCGGAAGATGGGGTACACCGTGCTCGCGTGGATCGGCTCGCTGGCCGGGTCGATCATCATCTCCTACGTCGCCTTCATCGCGGTCGCCGCCGTCCTCGGCTGA